In Candidatus Zixiibacteriota bacterium, a single window of DNA contains:
- a CDS encoding GIY-YIG nuclease family protein, which yields MFYVYVIKSDNGKQYTGQTSDIKRRLDEHNSGLCKSTKIGANWKVVHLEKFPNRSEAMKREKWLKSGWGRKFIKEMTQG from the coding sequence ATGTTTTACGTATATGTAATAAAATCAGACAACGGAAAGCAATATACCGGTCAAACATCTGATATAAAGCGCAGATTGGATGAGCATAATTCCGGTCTATGCAAATCTACAAAAATTGGCGCGAACTGGAAAGTAGTACATCTTGAAAAGTTCCCAAACCGCAGTGAGGCGATGAAACGTGAAAAATGGTTGAAATCCGGTTGGGGGCGCAAGTTTATCAAAGAAATGACACAGGGGTAG